In Exiguobacterium sibiricum 7-3, a genomic segment contains:
- a CDS encoding tRNA dihydrouridine synthase, whose amino-acid sequence MKNNFWQDLPRPFFVLAPMEDVTDVVFRHVVAKAARPDVFFTEFTNTESYCHPKGKQSVRGRLEFTEDEQPMVAHIWGDKPEYFREMSIGMAEMGFKGIDINMGCPVQNVAVNGKGSGLINRPDVAAELIQAAKAGGLPVSVKTRLGYSKVEEWHDWLRHILEQDIANLSIHLRTRKEMSAVPAHFELIPEIKKLRDEVAPQTLLTINGDINDRQHGLELVEQYGVDGVMIGRGIFHNPFAFEVEKKDHSSEELLDLLRLQLDLHDQYSAEFEPRLFKPLRRFFKIYVRGFRGASELRARLMDTNSTDDVRALLDEFVEQEGIHAVNSFSI is encoded by the coding sequence ATGAAAAACAACTTTTGGCAGGACCTGCCACGACCATTTTTTGTACTTGCTCCAATGGAAGATGTCACCGACGTCGTCTTCCGTCACGTCGTCGCGAAAGCAGCGCGGCCGGATGTCTTCTTTACTGAATTTACGAATACAGAAAGTTACTGTCATCCAAAAGGAAAACAGAGTGTCCGCGGACGCCTTGAGTTCACGGAAGATGAACAGCCGATGGTCGCCCACATATGGGGCGACAAACCGGAATATTTCCGTGAAATGAGTATCGGGATGGCGGAAATGGGCTTTAAGGGCATCGATATCAACATGGGTTGCCCGGTTCAGAACGTCGCCGTCAACGGAAAGGGATCCGGGCTGATCAACCGCCCCGATGTCGCCGCTGAACTGATTCAAGCAGCAAAAGCCGGCGGTTTGCCGGTCAGCGTCAAGACACGCCTCGGTTACTCAAAAGTCGAAGAATGGCACGACTGGTTACGCCATATTCTCGAGCAGGACATCGCCAACCTGTCGATTCACCTGCGGACACGTAAAGAAATGAGTGCGGTCCCGGCCCACTTCGAACTGATTCCGGAAATCAAGAAGCTCCGCGATGAAGTGGCACCGCAAACGCTCTTGACGATCAATGGAGACATCAACGACCGCCAACACGGGCTTGAACTCGTCGAGCAGTATGGTGTCGACGGCGTCATGATCGGACGCGGAATTTTCCATAACCCGTTTGCGTTCGAAGTTGAAAAGAAAGATCATTCGAGTGAAGAATTACTTGATCTGTTACGTCTGCAACTCGACCTACACGATCAGTATTCAGCTGAATTCGAACCCCGTCTTTTCAAACCGCTCCGCCGGTTCTTCAAGATTTATGTCCGTGGTTTCCGCGGGGCGAGCGAATTACGCGCCCGTCTGATGGATACGAATTCAACGGATGACGTCCGGGCACTGCTTGACGAATTCGTCGAACAAGAAGGCATTCACGCCGTTAACTCGTTTTCGATTTAA
- a CDS encoding FMN-binding glutamate synthase family protein codes for MSTDTIILTIILTLISLIIFVPLVLGLYLWNIDHRQQEHSILRNFPVLGKIRYILEKIGPELRQYLFLNNNEDKPFSRNDYKTAVLSGKYNTRTMGFGSERDFEAAGFYLQNALFPTNRQELRIDNQHKITTHLYQLDQDNLLTRKEHLVEQQIAPFLLPAADAPIIGEHTCRHPFQVFGLIGQSAMSFGALGDRAITALSIGLGRAEGTWMNTGEGGLSDYHLKGDVDIIFQIGPGLFGVRTEDGAFSLEEFKKKSELTQIKAFELKLAQGAKTRGGHLEGEKVTAEIASVRNVKAGVSIDSPNRFNEFQTPEEMLTFVELLRETGGKPVGIKLVVGNLNDLHELVSYMTTSGKHPDFITIDGGEGGTGASFQELADVAGLPLKSALPYLHQLLVAHGIRDRIKLFASGKLISADKIAVALGLGADFVNIARGLMFNVGCIQAQVCHTNHCPVGVATTDPKLQQALIIDEKSFRVTNYIISLREGLYNLTAAAGLKSPTELSADHIIYKQSNGQVTPATALIHYPTPLS; via the coding sequence ATGTCGACTGATACCATCATTCTGACGATCATCCTGACATTGATTTCACTCATCATCTTCGTTCCGTTAGTGCTTGGGCTCTATCTGTGGAATATCGATCACAGACAACAGGAGCATTCCATCTTACGAAACTTTCCGGTGCTCGGAAAAATCCGTTACATCCTTGAAAAAATCGGTCCTGAACTTCGCCAGTATTTGTTCTTAAATAACAATGAAGACAAACCGTTTTCCCGGAATGATTATAAAACCGCGGTTCTCTCCGGTAAATATAATACGCGGACGATGGGATTTGGTTCCGAACGTGACTTTGAAGCAGCCGGCTTTTATTTACAAAATGCCCTTTTTCCAACGAACCGTCAGGAACTGCGGATCGATAATCAACATAAAATTACGACTCATCTCTATCAACTTGATCAGGATAATCTCCTGACCCGTAAAGAACACTTGGTCGAACAACAGATTGCGCCGTTTTTACTCCCCGCCGCTGACGCTCCGATCATTGGCGAACATACCTGCCGTCACCCGTTTCAAGTCTTCGGACTGATCGGTCAGTCGGCGATGAGTTTCGGTGCGCTCGGTGACCGGGCGATTACGGCATTGTCGATCGGTCTCGGCCGGGCGGAAGGAACCTGGATGAACACCGGAGAAGGCGGACTATCCGACTATCATTTGAAGGGTGACGTCGATATCATCTTCCAGATTGGACCGGGACTGTTTGGTGTCCGGACGGAAGACGGTGCTTTTTCGCTCGAAGAATTCAAAAAGAAAAGTGAGCTGACACAAATCAAAGCCTTTGAACTGAAACTGGCCCAAGGTGCGAAAACAAGGGGCGGTCACCTCGAAGGCGAAAAGGTCACGGCTGAAATCGCCTCCGTCCGGAACGTCAAAGCCGGTGTCAGCATCGACAGTCCCAACCGGTTCAATGAATTCCAGACACCGGAAGAGATGCTGACGTTTGTCGAACTGTTGCGTGAGACCGGCGGAAAGCCGGTCGGCATTAAACTGGTCGTCGGCAATCTAAATGATCTGCATGAACTCGTCTCTTACATGACAACGTCCGGAAAACATCCGGATTTCATCACGATTGATGGCGGGGAAGGCGGAACCGGTGCGTCGTTCCAGGAACTCGCGGATGTCGCCGGATTACCGCTCAAATCCGCCCTACCTTATCTGCATCAGTTGCTGGTCGCGCACGGGATCCGTGACCGTATCAAACTGTTTGCTTCCGGAAAATTGATCAGTGCCGATAAGATTGCCGTCGCCTTAGGGCTCGGTGCTGATTTCGTCAACATCGCCCGCGGCTTGATGTTTAACGTCGGCTGCATCCAGGCGCAAGTCTGTCATACGAACCACTGTCCGGTCGGAGTCGCGACGACCGATCCGAAACTCCAGCAAGCGTTGATCATTGATGAAAAAAGTTTCCGGGTGACGAACTACATCATCTCGCTCCGGGAAGGATTATACAATCTGACCGCCGCTGCCGGTCTGAAGTCGCCGACCGAGTTGTCGGCAGACCATATCATCTACAAACAATCGAACGGACAAGTCACACCGGCCACCGCCTTGATTCATTATCCGACGCCCCTTTCCTAA
- a CDS encoding LURP-one-related/scramblase family protein → MHTLYMKQKVFSLRGRFSIQDQQEQDVYLVEGSFMKLPKTFSISTVDGEEVAVITKKMLSLLPKFFIEVDGETLTIEKSFTFFKDRYTIDAADLEIDGDWWDMDFEIKRQGDVVGSVEKKWFTFGDSYEIQVFDPDIEKILIALVVAIDCVKEDEESSSS, encoded by the coding sequence ATGCATACACTGTACATGAAACAGAAAGTATTCAGTTTACGGGGACGATTTTCGATTCAAGATCAGCAGGAACAGGACGTTTATCTTGTCGAAGGCAGCTTTATGAAACTGCCGAAGACTTTTTCAATCTCTACGGTTGATGGGGAGGAAGTCGCCGTCATCACGAAAAAAATGCTCAGCCTGTTGCCGAAGTTTTTTATCGAAGTCGATGGTGAGACACTGACGATCGAAAAATCATTTACGTTCTTTAAAGACCGCTATACGATTGATGCGGCAGATCTCGAAATCGACGGAGACTGGTGGGATATGGATTTTGAAATCAAGCGTCAAGGCGACGTCGTCGGAAGTGTCGAGAAAAAATGGTTCACGTTTGGTGACAGTTATGAAATTCAAGTCTTTGATCCGGACATTGAGAAGATTTTAATTGCGCTTGTTGTCGCTATCGACTGTGTCAAAGAAGATGAAGAATCCAGCTCGTCATAA
- a CDS encoding LURP-one-related/scramblase family protein, producing MKQLLMKQTFELNRRFTITDEAGQIAYEVRGQLFQMQKNWQLVHEGSEVGRVTKQTFSMLPHVLIELDGRVVATIQKTGFVMFSNYRIDSRELHVDINWATMTFSVMYQGNKIGQGKRRWVRFGKQYELTLLDDTAEQLFLNVVLGLDRAKADKTVSTLFADNWAGGKK from the coding sequence ATGAAGCAGCTTTTGATGAAACAGACGTTTGAACTGAATAGGCGATTTACGATTACCGATGAAGCCGGACAGATCGCGTATGAAGTAAGAGGACAGTTATTCCAAATGCAGAAAAACTGGCAACTCGTGCACGAAGGATCCGAAGTCGGTCGGGTGACGAAACAGACGTTCAGTATGTTGCCTCACGTCCTGATTGAACTGGACGGGCGCGTCGTTGCAACGATTCAAAAAACCGGATTTGTGATGTTTTCGAATTACCGGATTGACAGCCGGGAGTTGCATGTCGACATCAACTGGGCGACGATGACGTTCAGCGTCATGTATCAGGGAAATAAAATCGGGCAAGGCAAAAGACGGTGGGTCCGCTTCGGCAAACAATACGAATTGACACTGCTCGACGACACGGCAGAACAACTGTTTTTAAATGTCGTCCTCGGACTTGACCGGGCGAAAGCAGACAAAACCGTCTCGACGCTGTTTGCGGACAATTGGGCAGGGGGGAAGAAGTAA
- a CDS encoding NUDIX hydrolase, whose product MERWDIYTADRVKTGRTWPRGTELKDGDYHLVVHVCLFNKQGQMLIQQRQPFKEGWSNMWDLSVGGSATTGDTSQMAAERELFEELGLSLSFEGRRPQLTVPFEVGFDDYYLIEKEVDLTTLTLQEEEVQTVKWATEEEIITGIRKGVFISYHEPLIRLLFILRNQYGAHQK is encoded by the coding sequence ATGGAACGATGGGATATTTATACGGCAGACCGCGTAAAAACAGGCCGTACCTGGCCGCGGGGGACAGAATTAAAAGACGGCGATTACCATCTTGTTGTGCACGTCTGTTTGTTTAACAAACAAGGACAAATGTTGATTCAGCAACGCCAGCCGTTCAAAGAGGGCTGGTCGAACATGTGGGACCTCAGTGTCGGCGGAAGTGCGACGACTGGTGACACGAGTCAAATGGCTGCCGAGCGCGAATTGTTCGAGGAACTCGGACTATCGCTGTCATTCGAAGGACGGCGTCCACAGTTGACGGTGCCGTTTGAAGTCGGATTTGACGACTATTACTTAATTGAAAAAGAAGTCGATCTGACGACCCTGACGTTACAGGAAGAAGAAGTCCAAACCGTCAAATGGGCGACGGAAGAGGAAATCATTACCGGGATTCGGAAAGGAGTCTTCATTTCCTATCATGAACCGTTGATTCGGTTGCTGTTCATCCTGCGCAATCAATACGGTGCGCATCAAAAATAA
- a CDS encoding MFS transporter, translating to MSTQASHARKGYLMMAVLWFAYATFAMNWVAGSSLTPQITAHFFGDRTVDPLISQLVNYSITTARVFANILAALILMKLGPKKAPMLALLFLMMSIVAIYLPNYWAYTAARMVMGLGGSMVIVYMNPVVTRYISDPTEKLRINALNTVSYNVGAFVVSLLFTFFATQFTNNWQLTLTIFAALTAVLFLAWLIFSEEFDLNTASDQNEVVTAYGYRDAIKDSFLWKYAIAFGGFLTLYILSLVGLKPVFDTYTELNGSLVNLLVSGAGIIGTFVGLKIGSRGTPRKPILLISGFVMIGSFIVTVAFGNISPLVSYIFAFVSGFAMYIQYPIFMNLAHEMKGMTPQKITVLFGLFWAIAYATQTIFTIIWSYTLGQMGYTASMVVFFLSCSTYLIFSLFLPETKPKQSVPASKKTA from the coding sequence ATGTCTACACAAGCAAGTCACGCACGAAAAGGGTATTTGATGATGGCTGTTCTCTGGTTCGCCTATGCGACGTTCGCTATGAACTGGGTCGCCGGTTCCTCATTAACCCCGCAAATCACGGCTCATTTCTTCGGAGACCGTACTGTTGACCCGTTGATTTCACAACTCGTCAACTACTCGATCACGACCGCACGCGTTTTCGCGAACATTTTGGCGGCACTGATTTTGATGAAACTGGGACCTAAAAAAGCACCGATGCTCGCCCTGTTGTTTCTGATGATGTCGATCGTCGCCATTTATCTGCCGAACTACTGGGCATATACGGCGGCACGGATGGTCATGGGTCTCGGCGGCTCGATGGTCATTGTCTACATGAATCCGGTCGTCACCCGTTACATCAGCGATCCGACGGAAAAACTGCGGATCAATGCGCTCAATACCGTCTCGTATAATGTCGGTGCGTTTGTCGTCTCGTTACTGTTTACGTTTTTTGCGACCCAGTTCACGAACAACTGGCAGCTGACGTTAACGATTTTTGCTGCTTTGACAGCCGTCCTGTTCCTCGCCTGGTTGATTTTCAGTGAAGAGTTCGATTTGAACACGGCAAGCGACCAAAATGAAGTCGTCACGGCTTACGGCTACCGGGATGCGATTAAAGACAGCTTCTTATGGAAGTATGCGATCGCGTTCGGCGGCTTCCTGACACTGTATATTCTGTCGCTCGTCGGACTCAAACCGGTGTTTGACACGTATACTGAGTTAAACGGATCGCTCGTTAATCTGCTCGTCTCCGGCGCCGGTATTATCGGAACCTTTGTTGGTCTAAAAATCGGCAGCCGCGGGACACCGCGAAAACCGATTCTTCTGATCAGCGGCTTCGTGATGATCGGCAGCTTCATCGTCACGGTTGCGTTTGGCAACATATCACCGCTCGTCTCGTATATCTTTGCTTTCGTCTCTGGGTTCGCGATGTACATTCAGTATCCGATCTTCATGAATCTGGCCCACGAAATGAAGGGTATGACACCACAAAAGATCACCGTCTTGTTCGGCCTGTTCTGGGCGATTGCGTATGCGACCCAAACCATCTTTACGATTATTTGGAGTTACACGCTCGGTCAGATGGGTTATACGGCGTCGATGGTCGTCTTTTTCCTCAGCTGTTCGACGTACCTGATCTTTAGTCTCTTTTTACCGGAAACCAAACCGAAACAATCGGTTCCGGCTTCGAAAAAAACAGCCTGA
- a CDS encoding histidine phosphatase family protein — protein MQTYYLIRHCEATGQAADAPLTAQGQKQAVLLADFFKSIPVDRILSSPFRRAYDTSFSLSNAHDCPIELENRLQERIFSTSSLNDWRADLKATFSDLNLQFPGGESSREAMDRTSSVLHEAFLHPARHTVLVTHGNAMALLLKSIDSNFGYPDWEQLRNPDIYRLIKNSEGLTCERLPFNAQTD, from the coding sequence TTGCAGACATACTATCTCATCCGTCATTGTGAAGCGACCGGACAAGCAGCCGATGCTCCGTTGACGGCTCAAGGTCAAAAACAAGCGGTATTACTCGCTGACTTTTTCAAATCCATTCCAGTTGACCGGATTTTATCGAGTCCATTTCGACGAGCATACGATACTAGTTTTTCGCTTTCCAATGCTCACGATTGTCCAATCGAACTAGAGAATCGGTTGCAGGAACGCATATTCAGTACTTCTTCGTTAAATGACTGGCGGGCTGACTTAAAAGCGACATTTTCTGATCTCAATCTCCAGTTTCCCGGTGGTGAATCTAGTCGTGAAGCAATGGACCGGACCTCATCCGTCCTCCATGAGGCATTTCTTCATCCTGCCCGTCACACCGTATTGGTGACGCACGGAAACGCGATGGCTCTATTGTTAAAATCCATCGATTCAAATTTCGGCTATCCGGACTGGGAACAGTTGCGTAACCCGGACATCTATCGTCTCATCAAAAATTCTGAGGGTCTGACTTGCGAACGCTTGCCTTTCAATGCGCAAACAGACTGA
- a CDS encoding amino acid permease → MEQQGLKRDLSNRHVQLIAIGGTIGTGLFLGSGKAIQLAGPSIVFAYLLVGIAIFFVMRALGELLLSKAGYQSLTDIAEDYLGPRAAFVTGWTYWFCWIMTAMADVIAVGVYVKYWFDIPQWIPAVIALLILLGFNLLTVKLFGELEFWFALIKVVTILALIGVGIVLLVIGFNTDAGPVTVKNLWQHGGMFPNGVTGFLLSFQMVVFAYVGVELVGVSAAETADPKKNIPSAINKIPLRILFFYVGALLVLLMINPWTGLNATESPFVKTFSLIGIPVAAGIINFVVLTSAASACNSGMFSTSRILYNLGNQKQAPASFSKLNKNHVPANALFVSTLVVSGGALLSKLLPGQAFSIVTTISAICFIWVWGVILVCHLKYKKTQPELHAASTFKAPWTPFVNYLVLGLFTLILIVMLVADETRPALLLTPVWFIGLFVLYQLRTKKHQKAERHSA, encoded by the coding sequence TTGGAACAGCAAGGATTAAAGCGGGATTTATCGAATCGTCATGTCCAATTGATTGCGATTGGTGGAACGATCGGAACGGGGTTGTTTTTAGGATCGGGGAAAGCGATTCAGTTGGCCGGTCCATCGATTGTATTTGCTTATCTGCTTGTCGGGATTGCGATTTTCTTCGTCATGCGGGCACTCGGAGAGTTACTGTTGTCAAAAGCCGGTTATCAGTCCCTGACGGATATCGCGGAAGATTATCTTGGACCGCGCGCCGCCTTCGTAACCGGCTGGACGTATTGGTTCTGCTGGATCATGACGGCGATGGCCGATGTGATTGCCGTCGGTGTTTACGTCAAATACTGGTTTGATATCCCGCAATGGATTCCGGCCGTCATCGCCCTGTTGATCCTACTCGGCTTTAATCTTCTGACGGTCAAACTGTTCGGAGAACTCGAGTTTTGGTTCGCCTTGATCAAAGTCGTCACGATTTTAGCTTTGATCGGCGTCGGAATCGTCCTGCTTGTGATCGGCTTTAATACGGATGCGGGACCGGTCACGGTCAAGAACTTGTGGCAGCACGGCGGGATGTTCCCGAACGGTGTCACCGGTTTCCTGTTGTCGTTCCAAATGGTCGTCTTCGCCTATGTCGGTGTTGAACTGGTCGGTGTCTCGGCCGCTGAAACGGCGGATCCGAAAAAGAACATTCCGTCCGCAATCAATAAGATTCCGTTACGGATCCTCTTCTTCTACGTCGGTGCCTTGCTTGTCCTCTTGATGATCAATCCGTGGACCGGACTGAACGCAACGGAAAGCCCGTTCGTCAAAACGTTTAGTCTGATCGGGATTCCGGTCGCGGCCGGAATCATCAACTTCGTCGTCCTGACATCCGCCGCATCCGCTTGTAACAGCGGAATGTTCTCGACGAGCCGGATTCTTTATAATCTCGGGAATCAAAAACAGGCACCGGCATCGTTTTCGAAGCTTAATAAAAATCATGTGCCGGCGAATGCGCTGTTCGTTTCGACATTGGTCGTCTCAGGTGGAGCCTTGTTGAGTAAATTACTTCCGGGACAAGCGTTCAGCATCGTGACGACGATCAGTGCAATCTGTTTCATCTGGGTGTGGGGCGTCATTCTCGTCTGTCACTTGAAATACAAGAAGACACAGCCGGAATTGCATGCCGCATCGACGTTCAAAGCGCCGTGGACACCGTTCGTCAACTACCTCGTGCTCGGTCTGTTCACGCTGATTTTAATCGTCATGCTCGTAGCGGACGAAACGCGTCCTGCGCTTCTCCTGACACCGGTCTGGTTCATCGGATTGTTTGTCCTGTATCAGCTGCGGACGAAAAAACATCAAAAAGCAGAACGACACAGTGCGTGA
- a CDS encoding cryptochrome/photolyase family protein, which translates to MATRWIFGNQLNHSLPLLTEADPKEDIILMVEATSRSTWKAYHKQKLVLIFSAMRHFAEELRDKGFTVDYREADSFDDAWKQHQKQYKPTHLLYTATTDEPMRRVMQKFQDALPKSITVDVCSDVPLFLLTHDEAMAILGDKPWKMDRFYRQLRKDRRLLMNGNKPLGGKWSFDADNRKPAKDGVDFKAPIRFRPDQITRDVINKVETTFADHPGQLETFHWPVTRAEAQRALARFIDERLETFGTYQDAMLTGEDTLSHSLLSSSINIGLLSPDEVIHAAAAALEDQDAPLNAVEGFIRQILGWREYMRAVYLSEMPGYEQVNVLQHNRDLPDFFWDGETTMTCVAESFRPVIETAHNHHIQRLMVLGNFANLFEISPQQTADWFNEMYIDAYDWVVLPNVLGMALHADGGLLSTKPYIASANYIHKMSDYCGNCPFNQKDALGDNACPFNALYWDFIARHEERFSSNQRMSMMYRQWAKRDKSDQQAIRKKATALKKQLADGQFHR; encoded by the coding sequence ATGGCAACGCGCTGGATTTTCGGCAATCAACTCAATCACAGCTTACCGCTTCTGACAGAAGCGGATCCAAAAGAAGATATCATCCTGATGGTCGAAGCAACGTCCCGCTCGACCTGGAAGGCATATCATAAACAAAAACTCGTGCTGATCTTTTCGGCGATGCGTCATTTCGCAGAAGAACTCCGGGACAAAGGATTTACAGTCGATTACCGGGAAGCGGACTCGTTTGACGATGCTTGGAAGCAGCACCAGAAGCAGTACAAACCGACACACCTCCTCTATACAGCCACCACAGACGAACCGATGCGCCGTGTCATGCAAAAATTTCAGGATGCTCTCCCGAAATCAATCACTGTCGACGTCTGTTCCGACGTCCCGCTCTTTTTATTGACGCATGACGAAGCCATGGCAATACTTGGAGATAAACCGTGGAAGATGGATCGTTTTTACCGGCAGCTTCGAAAAGACCGCCGTTTGTTGATGAATGGAAACAAACCGCTCGGCGGAAAATGGTCGTTTGATGCGGATAACCGGAAACCGGCGAAGGACGGCGTTGATTTTAAAGCACCGATCCGGTTCCGCCCGGATCAGATCACGCGTGATGTCATCAACAAAGTCGAGACGACATTTGCCGATCATCCGGGTCAGCTTGAGACGTTCCACTGGCCGGTCACCCGAGCGGAAGCGCAGCGCGCGCTCGCCCGGTTTATCGACGAACGGCTTGAGACGTTCGGCACTTATCAGGATGCGATGCTGACGGGAGAAGATACGTTATCGCACTCCCTGCTCTCTTCGTCGATCAATATCGGCTTACTGTCACCGGACGAAGTCATTCACGCGGCGGCGGCCGCACTGGAAGATCAGGACGCACCGCTTAATGCCGTCGAAGGATTCATCCGGCAAATTCTCGGTTGGCGCGAATACATGCGGGCGGTTTATTTAAGTGAGATGCCGGGGTACGAACAGGTCAATGTCCTGCAACACAACCGGGACTTGCCGGACTTCTTTTGGGACGGCGAAACGACGATGACGTGTGTCGCAGAGTCGTTTCGACCTGTCATCGAAACGGCGCACAATCACCACATTCAGCGGCTGATGGTGCTCGGGAACTTTGCCAACTTGTTTGAGATTTCCCCGCAACAGACGGCGGACTGGTTCAACGAAATGTATATCGACGCCTATGATTGGGTCGTCCTTCCGAATGTGCTCGGGATGGCCTTGCATGCCGACGGTGGTCTCTTGTCGACGAAACCGTACATCGCATCGGCGAACTACATCCACAAGATGAGCGACTACTGCGGGAACTGTCCCTTTAACCAAAAGGATGCCCTTGGGGACAATGCCTGTCCGTTCAATGCCTTGTATTGGGATTTCATCGCCCGGCACGAGGAACGGTTCTCCAGTAACCAACGGATGTCGATGATGTACCGGCAATGGGCAAAACGGGATAAAAGCGATCAGCAGGCGATTCGCAAAAAAGCGACCGCCTTGAAAAAGCAATTGGCGGACGGACAGTTCCATCGCTGA
- a CDS encoding malate:quinone oxidoreductase, with protein sequence MSSMPKQTDVILIGAGVMSATLGVLLKELAPDMKIKVFEKLASAGEESSNEWNNAGTGHAALCELNYTTENADGTIDISKAVKVNEQFQLSRQFWSHLVKEQVLPNPKEFIMPIPHMSMVEGAENVTFLKKRLEALSANPLFKGMEFSEDPEQLKQWIPLIMEGRTSPEPIAATKIDSGTDVNFGALTRILFDHLKQLDVEINYGHGVEDLKRVDGGWEIKVKNERDNRIEHHTAKFVFIGGGGGSLPLLQKTGIPESKQIGGFPVSGLFLVCKNPDIAERHHAKVYGKAKVGAPPMSVPHLDTRYIDGQKSLLFGPFAGFSPKFLKTGSNLDLITSVKPNNVLTMLAAGAKEMGLTKYLIEQVLLSTEQRMNELREFIPNAKTEDWDVVVAGQRVQVIKDTPQGKGTLQFGTEVVSAADGSVAALLGASPGASTAVPVMLEVLAKCFPDQLPGWEAKIKEMIPSYGTSLVANPELFDQIHAETTKTLELTEAQPIR encoded by the coding sequence ATGAGCAGTATGCCTAAACAAACAGATGTTATTTTGATTGGTGCCGGAGTCATGAGCGCAACGTTAGGGGTCTTATTAAAAGAGCTTGCGCCGGACATGAAGATTAAAGTATTCGAGAAGTTAGCGAGTGCTGGGGAAGAAAGCTCAAATGAATGGAATAACGCGGGGACGGGTCACGCTGCACTTTGTGAACTGAACTATACGACGGAAAACGCCGACGGAACGATTGACATCAGCAAGGCCGTTAAGGTCAACGAACAGTTCCAACTGTCGCGCCAGTTCTGGTCGCACCTCGTCAAAGAACAGGTGTTGCCGAATCCAAAAGAATTCATCATGCCGATTCCACATATGAGTATGGTTGAAGGGGCGGAAAACGTCACATTCCTGAAAAAACGATTGGAAGCGCTCTCAGCTAATCCGTTGTTCAAAGGGATGGAATTTTCGGAAGATCCGGAACAACTGAAGCAATGGATTCCGTTAATCATGGAAGGCCGGACGTCACCGGAGCCGATTGCAGCAACTAAAATCGATTCGGGTACAGACGTCAATTTCGGAGCGTTGACACGGATCCTGTTTGATCACTTAAAACAACTCGATGTTGAGATCAACTACGGTCACGGTGTCGAAGATTTGAAACGGGTCGACGGCGGTTGGGAAATCAAAGTCAAAAATGAACGTGACAACCGGATCGAACATCATACAGCGAAGTTCGTCTTTATCGGCGGCGGCGGCGGAAGCTTGCCGTTACTTCAAAAAACAGGGATTCCGGAGTCGAAACAGATTGGCGGATTCCCGGTCAGCGGCTTGTTCCTCGTCTGTAAAAATCCGGACATCGCCGAGCGTCATCATGCGAAAGTCTACGGGAAAGCGAAAGTCGGTGCACCGCCGATGTCTGTCCCGCACTTGGATACACGTTACATCGACGGTCAAAAATCACTCTTGTTTGGACCGTTCGCCGGCTTCTCACCGAAGTTCCTGAAAACGGGATCGAATCTTGATTTGATCACATCGGTCAAACCGAACAATGTCTTGACGATGCTTGCAGCAGGCGCAAAAGAGATGGGACTGACAAAGTACTTGATCGAACAGGTCTTACTGTCGACGGAGCAACGGATGAACGAACTGCGTGAGTTCATTCCGAACGCGAAGACGGAAGACTGGGATGTCGTCGTTGCCGGTCAACGGGTTCAGGTCATCAAAGATACACCGCAAGGCAAGGGGACACTTCAGTTCGGAACGGAAGTCGTCAGCGCGGCAGATGGTTCGGTTGCAGCGTTGCTCGGCGCGTCACCAGGCGCTTCAACTGCCGTACCGGTCATGCTAGAAGTGCTGGCCAAGTGTTTCCCGGATCAACTACCCGGCTGGGAAGCAAAAATCAAAGAAATGATTCCGTCGTACGGGACGTCACTCGTCGCGAATCCGGAACTCTTTGATCAAATCCACGCCGAAACAACAAAAACACTTGAATTAACGGAAGCACAGCCGATTCGTTAA